One stretch of Pseudoalteromonas shioyasakiensis DNA includes these proteins:
- a CDS encoding GGDEF domain-containing protein, with translation MRRTEQTLVEQMQINDVEIQHRMSLLGLSSNSLSSLLNYKPIIESAIENVVNEFYKKQTEVDEISLLIGDADTLTRLRDAQRQYIIDLFCGRYEHEYVNNRLRIGMVHKRIGVEPKLYLSAVCTLKELIFNVLRATISDQAELNQTLNIIDKLIYFDTTLVFDTYIDSLVGEIENAKRRTEVYAKGLEEKVAQRTQELEKLAKLDPLTNLYNRRVMQELLQRDLARARRHKSPLTIVYFDLDDFKSVNDTQGHLKGDEVLKYIGQYLLENIREIDIPCRYGGDEFCVILPDCEIDSGVNICEKLIAAFEQQYPELHLSFGLIAAPLDSTVDAEELINRADKKMYQAKEHIGSYIMR, from the coding sequence ATGAGAAGAACTGAGCAGACTTTAGTTGAGCAAATGCAAATTAATGATGTCGAAATTCAGCATAGGATGAGCTTATTGGGGCTGAGTTCAAACAGTCTCTCATCTCTTTTGAACTACAAACCTATTATCGAATCAGCCATCGAAAATGTAGTGAATGAATTTTATAAAAAGCAAACCGAAGTTGATGAAATTTCTTTATTAATTGGTGATGCGGATACTTTAACGCGACTAAGAGATGCGCAACGCCAATATATTATTGATCTATTTTGTGGTCGTTACGAACATGAATATGTTAATAACCGCTTACGTATTGGCATGGTACATAAGCGTATTGGGGTTGAACCAAAACTCTATTTATCGGCAGTGTGTACTTTAAAAGAACTCATTTTTAATGTGCTTAGGGCGACAATAAGCGATCAAGCTGAATTGAATCAAACGCTAAACATCATAGATAAGCTAATTTACTTTGATACCACCTTGGTCTTTGACACTTATATTGATAGTTTGGTGGGCGAAATTGAAAATGCGAAACGTCGCACCGAAGTTTACGCAAAAGGCCTCGAAGAAAAAGTTGCGCAGCGTACTCAAGAGCTTGAGAAGCTAGCGAAGCTTGACCCACTCACCAACCTATATAATCGCCGTGTCATGCAAGAGTTATTACAACGGGATCTTGCCAGAGCAAGACGGCACAAATCACCATTAACCATTGTGTATTTTGATCTGGATGACTTTAAGTCAGTAAATGATACGCAAGGGCATTTAAAAGGCGATGAAGTGCTTAAATATATAGGCCAATATTTACTTGAAAATATACGCGAGATTGATATTCCTTGTCGCTACGGGGGAGATGAGTTTTGTGTCATTTTGCCTGATTGCGAGATAGACAGTGGTGTTAATATTTGTGAAAAACTAATAGCTGCATTCGAACAACAGTACCCTGAGCTTCATTTAAGTTTTGGCCTTATAGCAGCACCACTTGATAGCACAGTAGATGCTGAGGAGTTAATTAATCGTGCTGATAAGAAAATGTATCAAGCGAAGGAGCATATAGGCTCATATATTATGCGCTAG
- a CDS encoding pentapeptide repeat-containing protein translates to MPDKPCCSYTSPTGNKCQETDMGSGFCFWHDSKFDKSGLDLTQKLERYAKKGGLLEGLQLKRANLSGLNLIKQDDEEGYDLSYCNFYRANLTGAHLFNNKISNASLMKANLHSASLHYCDLKNTNLLGIKLNDSRIDNIELGDQLLQEAAAFKARKNKQFAEARDLFEQSEEIYRNLRKASEHQGLFELAGNFTYKELRMRHAQYPRGSTKQITSSFIDMLCGYGEKPENVIRFSLSLIICCAFCYFLFGVSYQDSVMQLSVENSFTSNLSALLNSFYFSVVTFTTLGYGDITPIGFSRLIAAIEAFCGSFSLALFVVVFVKRMTR, encoded by the coding sequence ATGCCTGATAAACCATGTTGTAGTTATACCTCACCAACAGGTAACAAGTGCCAAGAAACAGATATGGGCTCTGGATTTTGCTTTTGGCATGATAGTAAATTTGATAAATCAGGGCTAGACCTCACCCAAAAATTAGAGCGCTATGCAAAAAAAGGGGGATTATTAGAAGGCCTGCAACTGAAAAGAGCGAACCTTTCAGGACTAAACTTAATCAAACAGGATGACGAAGAAGGCTATGATCTCTCTTATTGTAATTTTTACCGCGCGAATTTAACGGGCGCTCACTTATTTAATAACAAAATCTCCAACGCCTCATTGATGAAAGCCAATTTACATAGCGCTAGTTTGCATTACTGTGATTTAAAAAATACCAACCTACTGGGTATTAAACTCAATGACAGCCGTATTGATAATATCGAACTGGGCGATCAATTATTACAAGAAGCGGCTGCATTTAAAGCTCGTAAAAATAAACAATTCGCAGAAGCCCGAGACTTATTTGAACAATCAGAAGAAATATACCGAAACTTAAGGAAAGCCTCAGAACATCAAGGGCTATTTGAGCTAGCCGGTAACTTTACATACAAAGAATTACGGATGCGTCATGCGCAGTACCCTAGAGGTTCAACCAAGCAAATTACTTCAAGTTTTATTGACATGCTGTGCGGTTATGGAGAAAAACCCGAGAATGTTATTCGCTTTAGCTTGTCACTAATTATTTGCTGTGCCTTTTGTTATTTCTTATTTGGGGTAAGTTATCAAGATTCAGTGATGCAACTAAGCGTTGAAAACTCATTTACAAGCAATTTATCGGCATTATTAAATAGTTTTTATTTCAGTGTGGTAACTTTTACAACCCTTGGCTATGGGGATATTACTCCGATTGGCTTTTCAAGGTTGATTGCAGCAATAGAAGCATTCTGTGGCAGCTTCTCGCTTGCTTTGTTCGTTGTTGTCTTTGTAAAGCGAATGACCCGCTAG
- a CDS encoding M48 family metallopeptidase, whose protein sequence is MLDYTLKRSKRRTTVAIKVAEQKLTVYAPFYVSQTEIDGWLKTKQDWVAEQIARQSSQAERRQLPLVNATIKLFGQSVPIIFAKGPKSTWQQDAQSRLTLSISSRVKYQEANYLALLERFLHEKLESYIEMRVHDYCLQMTEALPAKLKIQHYKRRWGSCNKRRELSFNLHLASAPTWVIDYVIIHELAHLRHMNHSAKFWQRVCHFYPDYKKAESWLKANGSSLSW, encoded by the coding sequence TTGTTAGATTACACCTTAAAGCGCAGTAAACGCAGAACAACAGTTGCAATTAAAGTTGCTGAGCAGAAACTCACTGTTTATGCGCCTTTTTATGTCTCACAAACTGAGATAGATGGTTGGCTAAAGACAAAACAGGATTGGGTCGCAGAACAAATCGCAAGACAATCCTCACAAGCTGAACGACGTCAACTTCCTCTTGTAAACGCGACTATTAAGTTATTCGGTCAGAGTGTGCCGATAATTTTTGCTAAAGGCCCTAAAAGCACTTGGCAACAAGATGCACAATCTCGGCTCACTTTATCTATTTCATCACGGGTCAAATATCAAGAAGCTAACTACTTAGCTCTGCTAGAACGGTTTTTACATGAAAAGCTTGAGAGCTATATTGAAATGCGTGTTCATGACTACTGTTTGCAAATGACTGAAGCTTTACCTGCAAAGTTAAAGATTCAACATTATAAACGTCGTTGGGGCAGTTGTAATAAGCGCCGAGAGCTTTCATTTAATTTACATTTAGCAAGCGCGCCGACATGGGTGATTGATTATGTCATTATTCACGAACTTGCGCACCTCAGACATATGAATCATAGCGCTAAGTTCTGGCAGCGAGTGTGCCATTTTTATCCTGACTATAAAAAAGCAGAAAGTTGGCTAAAAGCAAATGGTAGTAGTTTGAGTTGGTAG
- a CDS encoding queD like 2 has translation MQIDGLLLTESQLDNRLNKSVQEKRPGEFALLLAMLSHDVLDFSQFHLPKTELTNPDVSESVLRTELGAGPAQPLAPEQFDMLIGQENAYRLLQGGLSDIRLRNCLNPEPLNIRDARQHVPLEVIDNCEPAVRKRFYEKNKPVERPQIDAAAFYDSLNDEAIHQPLHLATA, from the coding sequence ATGCAAATTGATGGTTTGTTGCTCACAGAGAGTCAACTCGATAATCGTCTAAATAAAAGTGTTCAAGAGAAACGCCCTGGGGAGTTTGCTTTATTACTAGCAATGCTTTCTCATGATGTGCTCGATTTTAGTCAGTTTCACCTACCAAAAACTGAATTAACCAACCCTGATGTGTCTGAATCTGTTCTGCGAACTGAATTAGGAGCAGGGCCAGCACAACCATTGGCACCTGAGCAGTTTGACATGCTGATTGGTCAAGAAAATGCTTACAGGCTATTGCAAGGTGGTTTATCAGATATCAGGTTGCGTAATTGCTTAAATCCTGAACCACTGAATATACGTGATGCTAGGCAGCATGTGCCACTTGAAGTGATTGATAACTGTGAACCTGCAGTTAGAAAACGTTTTTACGAAAAGAATAAACCAGTTGAGCGGCCACAAATAGATGCAGCTGCCTTTTATGACAGCCTAAATGATGAAGCTATACATCAACCTCTACATTTAGCAACAGCCTAA